Proteins encoded within one genomic window of Brassica rapa cultivar Chiifu-401-42 chromosome A09, CAAS_Brap_v3.01, whole genome shotgun sequence:
- the LOC103840269 gene encoding agamous-like MADS-box protein AGL63: MKKARELFVLCDVPIGLIIFSQSDKLYSFSSQSTSMEKLIMRYQMAKEGHATSVDSFHPDHGSYCEETKESMMREIENLKMNLQFYGGGHNLNLLTYDDLLRFQLQLECSLQNARARKFELMHQLHQTLQENR; this comes from the exons ATGAAGAAGGCACGTGAACTCTTTGTTCTCTGTGATGTTCCTATTGGTCTCATCATCTTTTCCCAATCAGACAAGCTCTACTCTTTCTCCTCCCAGTCCACCAG CATGGAGAAGCTCATCATGAGATATCAAATGGCAAAAGAAGGTCATGCCACTTCAGTCGACAGTTTCCACCCT GACCACGGATCATATTGTGAGGAGACGAAGGAATCAATgatgagagagatagagaaTCTTAAAATGAATCTTCAATTCTACGGAGGAGGACATAACTTGAACCTCTTAACCTACGACGATCTCCTTCGTTTTCAGCTCCAACTCGAATGTTCTCTCCAAAATGCTCGAGCTCGTAAG TTTGAGCTCATGCATCAGCTGCAccaaacactacaagaaaacaggtGA
- the LOC103840270 gene encoding uncharacterized protein LOC103840270: MDLQPEELQFLTIPQLLQESISIKKRSPRTFYLITLSLIFPLSFAILAHSLFTQPLLAKLDSSDPPNSDRSRHDWTKLLIFQFSYLIFLFAFSLLSTAAVVFTVASLYTGKPVSFSSTISAIPKVFKRLLITFLWVALLMFAYNAVFFVFLVILFVALDMNSVGLAVFAGLLIAVLYFGVHVYFTALWHLGSVISVLEPVYGLAAMRKAYELLKGKVKMATGLVFVYLLLCALIGVTFGSIVVHGGGKYGTFTRTLVGGLLVGVLVVVNLVGLLVQSVFYYVCKSYHHQTIDKTALYDHLGGYLGDYVPLKSNIQLENLEI, encoded by the coding sequence ATGGATCTCCAGCCAGAAGAGCTCCAGTTCTTGACGATTCCTCAACTCCTTCAAGAATCCATCTCAATCAAGAAACGATCTCCAAGAACCTTCTACCTCATCACCCTCTCCCTCATCTTCCCTCTCTCCTTCGCCATCCTCGCTCACTCCCTCTTCACCCAGCCGCTTCTCGCCAAGCTCGACTCCTCCGACCCTCCTAACTCGGATCGTTCACGTCACGACTGGACCAAGCTCCTGATCTTCCAGTTCAGCTACCTCATCTTCCTCTTCGCCTTCTCTCTCCTCTCGACCGCCGCCGTGGTCTTCACCGTCGCTTCTCTCTACACCGGGAAGCCGGTCTCCTTCTCCTCCACCATCTCCGCCATCCCCAAAGTCTTTAAACGACTTTTGATCACTTTCCTTTGGGTCGCTCTCTTGATGTTCGCTTACAACGCGGTCTTCTTTGTCTTCCTAGTGATCCTCTTCGTAGCTCTTGATATGAACAGTGTAGGCTTAGCGGTTTTCGCCGGACTGTTGATCGCTGTTCTGTACTTCGGTGTTCATGTCTATTTCACTGCGTTGTGGCATTTAGGTAGCGTGATCTCTGTTCTTGAGCCGGTTTATGGACTTGCCGCCATGAGAAAAGCTTATGAGCTTCTCAAGGGGAAGGTTAAGATGGCTACGGGGTTGGTCTTTGTTTACCTTTTGCTCTGTGCGTTGATTGGGGTTACTTTTGGATCGATTGTGGTTCACGGTGGAGGAAAGTACGGGACTTTTACTAGGACTCTGGTTGGTGGTTTGCTTGTTGGTGTTCTTGTCGTGGTGAATCTTGTGGGTTTGTTGGTTCAGAGTGTGTTTTATTATGTTTGCAAGAGCTATCATCATCAGACGATTGATAAGACGGCTTTGTATGATCATCTTGGTGGGTATCTTGGTGATTATGTGCCTCTTAAGAGCAACATTCAGTTGGAGAATTTAGAAATTTGA